The following DNA comes from Methanosarcina vacuolata Z-761.
AATAGTGTGGGAACTCGTGCAATGGGAACCCTTGCTGCATACCCAGAAAAGTGTTGCTGTACTGGAGAGTCCTGTCATAAACTCCGATCACGAACCCTGTAAGGAGCCCGATTATAATAGCAATTGTATTGACTCTGGCAGTTTCGGTATCAAACCGGGCAATATACTCTGTTATCCTGGGATATTCTCTTACATTGTGGAATACCACTCTGTGCTCTGGACTAACTTCCAAAAACTCGTGCCTCTTAAATCCTTTTATCTCTTCCTTTTTCTTGAACAAAAAGGTAAGTTTCAGGTTTATTTTCCCTGAGTATTTTTCACTCGAAGGATTTCAAGCATTTATTTAAATGTATCATTATATTATATTATACAATGTATGCCCAGAGTACAGCCTGTGAAAATCGAAGATTGTTTTCCTCGATTTTTTTCACTATATTCAGCCTTCTTAATCTTTGTTATATTCAGCCTTTTTAATCTTTGTTATATTCAGCCTTCTGCATCTTTGTTAGATTAAGTCTCTTTATCTTCAGTATTTTCTATGTACCGCCCTTTATTCAATTCTTATCTTTTGTTATTCTGGATAAGTTCCAGAACCTCACAGAGTTTTTTTGCAGTTTCGGAAACGGTCTGCATACCTATGGAGTCTTCTTCTGCCGGGTTCCAGGCTATTCCTCCGAAATGAGAATTATCACCAACTATAATCATGCCGTGAATATGCATCCAGTCATGGATTGATTGAATGGTTTTTTCCTGACCTCCGTTTCTTGAGCCCCCGACTGAGAGAGCGGCTCCAACTTTGTTTTTAAGTGAAAAGTTATTGCGGCGAAGCAGGACACTTCTATCAAAAAGGGCTTTGAGCTGGGCAGGATAATTTCCCATATAAACGGGAGATGCAACAATTATACCGTCTGCGGACCTCATTTTTTCATAAACTTCTTCCATATCGTCTTCAATTACACATGAGTCATTCTCCATACAAGCTCCGCAAACTTTGCAGGGTGCAATCTCCATGTTTGAAATAAAAACGGTATCAGTTTCAAAACCCCTTTCTTTTGCTATTTCGAGAGCGGTTAAAATCATTTTTTCACAGTTTTTTCCCTTTCGTGGGCTGCCTGAAATCCCCAGTATCTTCATTTAAATCATTCCGAAATTCTTTTATATTATTTATCACGTATAATCAGTAATAATTGTAAAGTATACCATCTGCCAAAAATATCACAGATCGTTATATATTTTAAAGAAAAAAAGTCCATATATAAGTTTTTGTTGGCAGTCTTAATTATATATTTATTATTTTTATATATATCCCTATTCATTTTACGTAAATTTATATATTAAGACCCAGCTAACTTAAACTACTCCAATTATATAGGAGGTTGGTTGATTGGTAACATTTTTAGAAAAGATCAGTGAAAGAGCAAAGAAACTCAATAAAACAATCGCTTTACCTGAAACTGAAGATATCAGAACCCTCCAGGCAGCTGCCAAGATTCTCGAAAGAGGTGTTGCAAAGGTCGTCCTTGTTGGTAAGGAAGAAGACATCAAGGCCCTTGCTGGAGACCTTGACCTCTCAAAAGCAAGAATTGTAAACCCTGAAACATATGAGAGAAAAGACGAATATGTTCAGGCTTTCTACGAGTTGAGAAAGCATAAAGGTGTTACACTCGAAAGCGCAGCCGAAATTATGAAGGATTACGTCTACTTCGCTGTTATGATGGCAAAACTCGGTGAAGTCGATGGTGTAGTCTCAGGTGCTGCTCACTCTTCCTCTGATACACTTAGACCCGCTGTGCAGATCGTCAAAACTGCCCCGGGTGCAGCTCTAGCATCTGCTTTTTTCATCATTGCCGTACCAGACTGTGAATACGGGTCAGACGGGACATTCCTCTTTGCTGACTC
Coding sequences within:
- a CDS encoding flavodoxin family protein, giving the protein MKILGISGSPRKGKNCEKMILTALEIAKERGFETDTVFISNMEIAPCKVCGACMENDSCVIEDDMEEVYEKMRSADGIIVASPVYMGNYPAQLKALFDRSVLLRRNNFSLKNKVGAALSVGGSRNGGQEKTIQSIHDWMHIHGMIIVGDNSHFGGIAWNPAEEDSIGMQTVSETAKKLCEVLELIQNNKR
- the pta gene encoding phosphate acetyltransferase, with translation MVTFLEKISERAKKLNKTIALPETEDIRTLQAAAKILERGVAKVVLVGKEEDIKALAGDLDLSKARIVNPETYERKDEYVQAFYELRKHKGVTLESAAEIMKDYVYFAVMMAKLGEVDGVVSGAAHSSSDTLRPAVQIVKTAPGAALASAFFIIAVPDCEYGSDGTFLFADSGMVEMPSVEDVANIAVISAKTFELLVQDTPYVAMLSYSTKGSAHSKLTEATIASTKLAQEIAPDVAIDGELQVDAAIVPKVAASKAPGSPVAGKANVFIFPDLNAGNIAYKIAQRLAKAEAYGPITQGLAKPINDLSRGCSDEDIVGAVAITCVQAAAQDK